From a single Arthrobacter sp. SLBN-112 genomic region:
- a CDS encoding SRPBCC domain-containing protein encodes MATSATTINASPGRVWEVIMDPAAVKEFMFGATLETDWKVGSPITWQGEWEGKAYQDKGEILAVEPGRKLVHTHFSPLSGQEDAPGNYHTLEWTLEDQGGATRLTLAQDNNPSEEAAAHSKAMWDKLLADVKALAESG; translated from the coding sequence GTGGCAACATCCGCCACCACCATCAACGCAAGTCCCGGGCGCGTGTGGGAGGTAATAATGGACCCGGCCGCGGTGAAGGAGTTCATGTTCGGGGCCACGCTGGAAACGGACTGGAAGGTTGGAAGCCCCATCACCTGGCAGGGCGAGTGGGAGGGAAAGGCCTACCAGGACAAGGGCGAAATCCTGGCGGTCGAGCCGGGACGGAAACTGGTGCACACCCACTTCAGTCCGTTGTCCGGGCAGGAGGACGCGCCAGGGAATTACCACACCCTCGAATGGACACTCGAGGACCAGGGCGGCGCCACCCGGCTGACCTTGGCCCAGGACAACAACCCCAGCGAAGAAGCCGCCGCGCATTCGAAAGCCATGTGGGACAAGCTCCTGGCCGACGTCAAAGCACTCGCCGAGAGCGGCTGA
- a CDS encoding HPr family phosphocarrier protein translates to MPERTATVASRVGLHARPAAIFAEAAGEYDLDITIAREGEPADEAMDAASILSLMSLGASHGDVVVLRAEGAGADDALNHLVQILETDHDAE, encoded by the coding sequence ATGCCAGAACGCACCGCTACCGTCGCCAGCCGCGTGGGCCTGCACGCCCGCCCCGCCGCCATCTTTGCGGAGGCAGCCGGCGAGTACGACCTGGACATCACCATCGCCCGTGAAGGCGAACCGGCCGATGAGGCCATGGACGCCGCCAGCATCCTGTCCCTCATGAGCCTGGGCGCTTCACACGGCGACGTCGTGGTGCTCCGCGCCGAAGGTGCCGGCGCAGACGATGCGCTCAACCACCTGGTGCAGATCCTGGAAACGGACCACGACGCCGAGTAG
- a CDS encoding PTS fructose transporter subunit IIABC, translated as MTQLITTELVELDQNLGNTPESVIRHLASKVAATGRASEVEGLFADAFAREQKTATGIPGGIAIPHCRSAAVTVPTLAMARLNPKVDFGAKDGPADLVFFIAAPDGADQEHLKLLSKLARSLIKKDFTAALRNASSEAEIVELVDGALADKPAAHAAAAPADAVPVGAAVGSGASAVGSSSAGTASAASTAGPATSGPARLVAVTACPTGIAHTYMAADSLVAAAQEMGVDLQVETQGSSGAKPLDPAVIAAADAVIFAVDVDVRGKERFAGKPVINAPVKRGIDEPAKMVQEALAAASDPHARRVPHFGAEEQAEQEASEKGEHIGQKLKRALLTGVSYMIPFVAGGGLLIALGFLLGGYNITSVADKIVLANNFGNLPEGGLAIYLGAVLFKIGALSMGFLVPALAGYIAYAIADRPGIAPGFVAGAVSGFMGAGFLGGIVGGLLAGYVAHLIGTWQVPRWLRGLMPVVIIPLLASIVASGLMFLVLGGPIAGLTTALNGWLSGMTGASAVVLGIILGLMMCFDLGGPVNKVAYAFAVAGLSAGSATNQAPWQIMATVMAAGMVPPLAMALATVLDKKLFSLAERENGKAAWLLGASFISEGAIPFAAADPLRVIPASMLGGALTGALTMAFNVTSQAPHGGIFVFFAIGNLLMFVVAILAGTVVSALAVVGLKRWAVKKSVDTVEPVPVTV; from the coding sequence GTGACCCAGCTCATCACCACGGAACTGGTCGAGCTCGACCAGAACCTGGGCAATACCCCCGAGTCGGTGATCCGGCATCTGGCTAGCAAGGTTGCTGCCACCGGACGCGCATCAGAAGTTGAAGGCCTCTTCGCGGACGCCTTCGCCCGCGAGCAGAAGACCGCCACCGGAATTCCCGGCGGCATCGCCATCCCGCACTGCCGCTCCGCGGCGGTCACCGTACCCACCCTGGCCATGGCCCGGCTGAACCCGAAGGTGGACTTCGGCGCCAAGGACGGCCCGGCTGACCTGGTGTTCTTCATCGCCGCCCCCGACGGGGCGGACCAGGAGCACCTGAAGCTGCTCTCCAAACTGGCCCGGTCCCTGATCAAGAAGGACTTCACCGCAGCCCTGCGCAACGCTTCCTCGGAGGCAGAGATTGTGGAGCTCGTTGATGGCGCGCTGGCAGACAAGCCTGCCGCGCACGCCGCAGCCGCCCCGGCTGACGCAGTCCCCGTTGGGGCTGCTGTCGGTTCCGGTGCCAGCGCGGTGGGGTCTTCCTCCGCCGGTACCGCCTCGGCAGCCTCCACCGCAGGCCCGGCCACTTCCGGCCCCGCCCGCCTGGTGGCTGTCACGGCCTGCCCCACCGGCATCGCCCACACCTACATGGCCGCCGACTCGCTGGTTGCAGCTGCCCAGGAAATGGGCGTTGACCTGCAGGTGGAAACGCAGGGTTCCTCCGGCGCCAAGCCGCTGGACCCGGCCGTGATCGCCGCAGCTGACGCCGTGATCTTCGCGGTGGACGTGGACGTCCGCGGAAAGGAGCGCTTTGCCGGCAAGCCCGTCATCAATGCCCCGGTAAAGCGCGGCATCGACGAGCCGGCCAAGATGGTCCAGGAGGCGCTGGCCGCCGCGTCGGATCCCCACGCACGCCGCGTCCCGCACTTCGGCGCCGAAGAGCAGGCCGAACAGGAAGCGTCCGAAAAGGGCGAGCACATCGGCCAGAAGCTGAAGCGGGCACTGCTCACGGGTGTCAGCTACATGATCCCGTTCGTAGCCGGCGGCGGCCTGCTGATCGCCCTGGGCTTCCTCCTGGGCGGCTACAACATCACCAGCGTCGCGGACAAGATAGTGCTGGCGAACAACTTCGGCAACCTTCCGGAGGGCGGCCTGGCCATCTACCTCGGCGCGGTCCTGTTCAAGATCGGCGCGCTGTCCATGGGATTCCTGGTCCCTGCATTGGCCGGCTACATCGCCTACGCGATCGCTGACCGTCCCGGCATCGCCCCCGGCTTCGTAGCCGGTGCAGTCTCCGGCTTCATGGGTGCCGGCTTCCTCGGCGGCATTGTGGGCGGCCTCCTGGCCGGCTACGTTGCGCACCTGATCGGAACCTGGCAGGTACCCCGCTGGCTCCGCGGCCTGATGCCCGTGGTGATCATTCCGCTGCTCGCTTCGATCGTCGCTTCCGGTTTGATGTTCCTGGTGCTCGGCGGACCCATCGCCGGACTCACCACAGCGCTCAACGGCTGGCTGTCCGGCATGACCGGTGCTTCCGCCGTCGTCCTGGGAATCATCCTTGGCCTCATGATGTGCTTCGACCTCGGCGGTCCCGTCAACAAGGTGGCATACGCCTTCGCTGTAGCAGGCCTGAGCGCCGGCAGCGCAACCAACCAGGCCCCCTGGCAGATCATGGCCACCGTGATGGCAGCGGGCATGGTCCCGCCGCTCGCCATGGCACTGGCCACCGTGCTGGACAAGAAGCTGTTCAGCCTGGCTGAACGCGAGAACGGCAAGGCTGCCTGGCTGCTGGGCGCATCCTTCATCTCCGAAGGCGCCATTCCGTTCGCCGCGGCGGACCCGCTGCGCGTCATCCCCGCCAGCATGCTGGGCGGCGCACTTACCGGCGCACTCACCATGGCCTTCAACGTGACGTCCCAAGCACCGCACGGCGGTATCTTTGTCTTCTTCGCCATCGGCAACCTGTTGATGTTCGTAGTGGCGATCCTCGCCGGCACCGTGGTCAGCGCGCTGGCCGTGGTGGGCCTCAAGCGCTGGGCAGTCAAGAAGAGCGTTGATACGGTTGAACCGGTTCCCGTAACCGTCTGA
- a CDS encoding 1-phosphofructokinase family hexose kinase yields the protein MIVTFTANPSLDRTVALPGPLVRGEVQRAVSVRQESGGKGVNVSRALVASGLESLAVLPGADSDPVLAGLRESAVPFVSLPIDEPLRTNVALTEPGGVTTKINEPGPVLAADQQEALIKLLLESSRGAGWVVLAGSLPPGFPDNFYATVARRIRETGNGTAPLIAVDSSGAPLAAALTDAGTPDDGTGTGGGTTAGSGKPDLLKPNAEELAELAAAAGFTPASGDELEADPAAAAAAAAAVVRSGVGAVLATLGSKGAVLVTADGAWLATHPPVAAVSTVGAGDSALAGYLLAHGRGAAPADCLRQAVAHGAAAASLPGSTVPAVNQTTPDAVTITALRKD from the coding sequence ATGATCGTCACCTTCACGGCCAACCCCAGCCTTGACCGCACCGTGGCCCTCCCCGGCCCGCTGGTGCGCGGTGAGGTGCAGCGCGCCGTCTCCGTCCGCCAGGAATCCGGCGGCAAGGGCGTCAACGTCTCCCGCGCCCTGGTGGCGTCCGGCCTGGAGTCGCTTGCCGTCCTTCCCGGGGCGGACAGCGATCCCGTCCTCGCCGGCCTGCGCGAAAGCGCAGTTCCCTTCGTGTCGCTTCCCATCGATGAGCCGCTGCGCACCAACGTGGCACTCACCGAGCCGGGCGGCGTCACCACCAAGATCAACGAACCCGGCCCCGTCCTGGCCGCCGACCAGCAGGAAGCGCTCATCAAGCTGCTGCTGGAAAGCTCCCGCGGTGCCGGCTGGGTGGTCCTGGCGGGCTCCCTGCCGCCTGGATTCCCGGACAACTTCTACGCCACGGTGGCCCGGAGGATCCGGGAGACGGGGAACGGCACTGCGCCGCTGATCGCCGTCGACTCCTCCGGGGCGCCCCTCGCCGCCGCACTGACTGACGCCGGAACCCCCGACGACGGAACAGGCACCGGCGGCGGAACAACTGCAGGTTCCGGGAAACCGGACCTGCTCAAGCCCAACGCCGAGGAACTGGCGGAGCTGGCCGCAGCCGCCGGTTTCACCCCGGCCTCCGGTGACGAACTGGAAGCGGACCCGGCTGCTGCCGCAGCCGCCGCAGCAGCCGTCGTACGTTCCGGTGTGGGTGCTGTGTTGGCAACTCTCGGTTCCAAGGGAGCTGTCCTCGTAACGGCCGACGGCGCGTGGCTGGCCACGCACCCGCCGGTCGCCGCGGTCAGCACGGTAGGTGCGGGCGATTCCGCACTTGCCGGCTACCTGCTTGCCCACGGCCGGGGCGCCGCCCCCGCCGACTGCCTTCGTCAGGCGGTGGCCCATGGTGCCGCCGCTGCCTCGCTGCCGGGTTCCACCGTTCCGGCAGTAAACCAAACCACCCCGGATGCCGTAACCATCACGGCCCTTCGAAAGGATTGA
- a CDS encoding DeoR/GlpR family DNA-binding transcription regulator has protein sequence MFAEERQQKIAELVAGSGRVSVTLLAERFSITTETVRRDLAALENAGTVRRVHGGAVAADRFSTTEESITERAIQRPDQKIRIAEAALALIPRNSSASVLMDGGTTTEVLADMLARRTAVEPSDGNGRHHELVVITHAVPIASKLSNVPGVALQILGGRVRGITQVAVGQATVSAAARIRPDIAFIGTNGIHATFGVSTPDPEEAAVKAAFVQSARRIVVLADSSKLDTETLVQFASLKDLDTLITDSEPGPELAAALEDAGVDVVVA, from the coding sequence GTGTTCGCCGAAGAGCGCCAGCAAAAGATTGCCGAGCTTGTAGCCGGCAGCGGCAGGGTCAGCGTGACCCTGCTGGCGGAGCGCTTCAGCATCACCACTGAAACAGTCCGCAGGGACCTTGCCGCTTTGGAAAACGCGGGCACCGTCCGCCGGGTACACGGCGGCGCGGTGGCGGCGGACCGCTTCAGCACCACCGAGGAAAGCATCACCGAACGGGCCATCCAACGGCCGGATCAAAAAATCCGGATCGCCGAAGCCGCCCTGGCCCTGATCCCACGAAACTCGTCCGCAAGCGTCCTCATGGACGGCGGCACCACCACCGAAGTGCTGGCTGACATGCTGGCGCGACGCACCGCCGTCGAACCCTCCGACGGGAACGGGCGCCACCACGAACTGGTGGTCATCACCCACGCGGTACCCATCGCCAGCAAGCTCTCCAATGTTCCCGGCGTTGCCCTGCAGATCCTGGGCGGCCGGGTCCGCGGCATCACCCAGGTGGCCGTGGGGCAGGCCACCGTGAGCGCAGCCGCCCGCATCCGCCCGGACATAGCGTTCATTGGCACCAACGGCATCCACGCCACATTTGGCGTCAGCACTCCCGATCCTGAAGAAGCCGCCGTCAAGGCAGCCTTCGTCCAGTCGGCACGCCGCATTGTGGTGCTGGCCGACTCCTCCAAGCTGGACACGGAAACCCTGGTCCAGTTCGCCTCCCTGAAAGATCTGGACACCTTGATCACAGACAGTGAACCCGGACCTGAACTCGCAGCCGCCCTGGAAGATGCCGGCGTAGACGTGGTGGTCGCATGA
- a CDS encoding DUF6458 family protein produces the protein MRIGSSIFLIALGAILAWAVSPGLIPFLDQQLVGYILMAVGVIGLIASLILASPGRSRRVSESRSVVDPNTGERITRHESLDGGV, from the coding sequence ATGAGAATCGGCTCGTCAATCTTCCTCATCGCCCTCGGCGCCATCCTTGCCTGGGCAGTGTCTCCGGGGCTGATTCCGTTCCTGGACCAGCAGCTGGTGGGCTACATTCTGATGGCCGTGGGCGTGATTGGACTGATCGCTTCGCTCATCCTCGCCTCCCCCGGCCGCAGCCGCCGCGTGAGCGAGTCCCGCTCCGTGGTTGATCCCAATACCGGCGAGCGCATCACCCGCCATGAAAGCCTCGACGGCGGCGTCTGA
- a CDS encoding alpha/beta hydrolase: METVVWSKPEGQRAGTPLLVMMHGYGTDESRMVRLFEYLPQEFTFAALRAPMPIGDHWGWFLLDYFLANDFADVISAANAVQAWINSVKDQHAGVTLMGYSQGMAMASTLLRLHPDDYKAVVGLSGFVLNNELLSVMDSFEAKPPFFWGRDKADLVINEDAIAYSAEWLEKNTQLTARTYPGMGHAMSKAEMVDVSAFLRHYVLS; this comes from the coding sequence GTGGAAACAGTTGTTTGGTCCAAACCCGAAGGCCAACGCGCCGGGACGCCCTTGCTGGTGATGATGCATGGCTACGGGACGGACGAGTCGCGGATGGTGCGGCTTTTCGAGTACCTGCCGCAGGAGTTCACGTTCGCCGCCCTGCGCGCCCCCATGCCCATCGGCGACCACTGGGGCTGGTTCCTGCTCGACTACTTCCTGGCCAACGACTTCGCGGACGTCATCTCCGCCGCCAACGCGGTGCAGGCCTGGATCAACTCGGTCAAGGACCAGCACGCCGGCGTCACCCTGATGGGGTACTCCCAGGGCATGGCCATGGCCAGCACCCTCCTGAGGCTGCACCCTGATGACTACAAGGCCGTTGTGGGGCTGTCCGGCTTCGTGCTGAACAACGAGCTCCTCTCCGTGATGGATTCCTTCGAAGCCAAGCCGCCGTTCTTCTGGGGCCGGGACAAGGCGGATCTGGTGATCAACGAGGACGCCATTGCGTACAGCGCTGAATGGCTCGAAAAGAACACGCAGCTGACGGCCCGGACGTACCCGGGGATGGGGCATGCCATGTCCAAGGCCGAAATGGTGGACGTCAGCGCCTTCCTGCGCCATTACGTACTGAGCTGA
- a CDS encoding HAD family hydrolase, with amino-acid sequence MTQQTAADTAAWTGAAAILFDLDGVLTPTATVHERAWQELFDGYLASQAGVAGYSESDYFDHIDGKPRFDGVRDFLSSRGLTLPEGPLDDDPAKETVQGLGNRKNAIFNDIVSAGVEPFEGSVRFLQAALERGLKVAVVSSSRNAPAVLAAAGLSRHFAVVVDGVVAAEQGLPGKPSPATYEYAAELLDLSSSECVVVEDAVSGVQAGHAGSFHSVIGVDRGAGRQTLLDAGATLVVNDLQELIP; translated from the coding sequence ATGACACAACAAACTGCAGCTGATACCGCCGCCTGGACCGGCGCGGCAGCAATCCTGTTTGACCTGGACGGGGTGCTCACGCCTACGGCCACCGTGCATGAGCGTGCCTGGCAGGAACTGTTCGACGGCTACCTTGCCTCGCAGGCAGGGGTCGCCGGCTACAGCGAAAGCGACTACTTCGACCACATCGACGGCAAGCCCCGCTTCGACGGAGTGCGCGACTTCCTGTCCTCCCGCGGGCTCACGCTGCCGGAAGGCCCGCTGGATGACGACCCCGCCAAAGAAACCGTCCAGGGCCTTGGCAACCGGAAGAACGCGATCTTCAACGACATCGTGAGCGCGGGCGTGGAACCGTTCGAAGGCTCGGTGCGCTTCCTCCAAGCCGCGCTGGAACGCGGACTCAAGGTCGCCGTCGTCTCCTCCTCCCGCAACGCCCCCGCCGTCCTGGCGGCCGCCGGACTCAGCCGCCACTTCGCCGTGGTGGTGGACGGGGTGGTGGCCGCGGAGCAAGGCCTGCCCGGCAAGCCAAGCCCGGCCACCTACGAATACGCTGCCGAACTCCTGGACCTGTCCAGCTCGGAGTGCGTGGTGGTGGAAGACGCCGTGTCCGGTGTGCAGGCCGGACACGCGGGATCGTTCCATTCGGTCATTGGCGTGGACCGGGGCGCCGGGCGGCAGACGCTGCTTGACGCTGGAGCCACCCTGGTGGTCAACGATCTCCAGGAACTCATCCCCTAA
- a CDS encoding glycoside hydrolase family 65 protein → MALISADRERFPDTPWQLVETRYETKNAGTLETLFALGNGHLGIRGAHWAAADAELPGSFINGLHEIWDIKHAENAFGFARTGQRILYIPDANNFTVVVDGENLSLAESEVLDYRRTIDFRTGIYECRITWQCRSGATVTTTEQRAVGFASRGSLGISLEVATDRQVSLDVISTVINRQDQPVEDHSVHDPRRAGRHAGRVLLPLRLDGGDGSLRLSWEASESKQRVGIAVDHWTSAGHQPFETLVDQDDSSVRYVLAVDAGEPFRLEKSVSYAAGRTVQEPDVDAAAVAEENLRPVNEIFAESEAHFRSYWATSDIQVEGGQPGLQQAIRWNLFQLAQATARADVAGIPAKGVTGSGYEGHYFWDQEVYLLPYLTYTNPDGARQVLEFRHGMLPEAKIRAKELSVDGALFPWRTINGLEASAYYAAGTAQFHIAAAIAFATNRYLWATGDSAFREGMGAELLIETARMWISLGFFGKDGLFHIHGVTGPDEYTAVVNDNLYTNVMARFNLRAAAALEHAEITHEERQLWQAAASRMQLPYDERMQVHSQDNDFMTLEAWDWTTPRSKYPLLLHFHPLVIYRHQVLKQADTVLAMFLQWQDFTAEEKQRAFDFYDPITTGDSTLSACVQGIMAAEVGYSKEALDHFTNAVFIDLDDTHGNTIDGVHIASTGGVWSSLVCGFAGLRDQGPVPFFDPRLPVEWEGLAFHLKIRGRLLLVRLSADAITLTVQEGGPLELDVRGQRVTVAGQPVQVHLERVPEPEPTVFPSGLPTASIPVVRGNS, encoded by the coding sequence ATGGCACTCATCTCCGCGGACCGCGAACGGTTCCCTGACACCCCCTGGCAGCTCGTTGAAACCCGCTACGAAACCAAGAACGCGGGAACGCTCGAGACCCTGTTTGCGCTGGGAAACGGCCACCTTGGCATCCGGGGTGCCCACTGGGCTGCGGCCGATGCCGAACTCCCGGGCAGCTTTATTAACGGGCTGCACGAAATCTGGGACATCAAACACGCGGAAAACGCGTTTGGGTTCGCCCGGACGGGCCAGCGCATCCTGTACATCCCGGATGCCAACAATTTCACGGTGGTGGTGGACGGCGAAAACCTCAGCCTGGCAGAATCCGAGGTCTTGGACTACCGGCGCACCATCGACTTCCGCACCGGCATCTATGAATGCCGCATCACCTGGCAATGCCGGTCCGGTGCCACGGTGACCACCACGGAACAGCGGGCCGTGGGCTTCGCCTCCCGCGGCAGCCTTGGCATCTCCCTGGAAGTCGCCACGGACCGCCAGGTCTCCCTGGACGTCATCTCCACCGTCATCAACCGCCAGGACCAGCCGGTGGAAGACCACTCCGTGCATGATCCGCGCCGCGCCGGCCGCCACGCCGGGCGGGTGCTGCTGCCCCTGCGGCTTGACGGCGGCGACGGCTCCCTGCGCCTGTCCTGGGAGGCATCTGAATCCAAGCAGCGCGTGGGGATCGCGGTAGACCACTGGACCTCCGCCGGGCACCAGCCGTTCGAGACCCTGGTGGACCAGGACGACAGCAGCGTCCGGTACGTCCTGGCCGTGGACGCCGGTGAACCGTTCCGGCTGGAAAAGAGCGTCAGCTACGCGGCGGGCCGCACGGTCCAGGAGCCGGACGTCGACGCAGCCGCGGTGGCGGAAGAGAACCTTCGCCCCGTGAACGAGATCTTTGCCGAGAGCGAAGCACACTTCCGCAGCTACTGGGCAACGTCGGACATTCAGGTTGAAGGAGGCCAGCCGGGACTGCAGCAGGCCATCCGCTGGAACCTGTTCCAGCTGGCGCAGGCAACGGCCCGCGCCGATGTTGCCGGCATCCCCGCCAAGGGCGTCACGGGCTCGGGCTACGAGGGCCACTACTTCTGGGACCAGGAAGTGTACCTGTTGCCGTACCTTACCTACACGAATCCCGACGGCGCCCGCCAGGTCCTGGAGTTCCGGCACGGCATGCTGCCCGAGGCCAAGATCCGGGCCAAGGAGCTGAGCGTCGATGGCGCCCTCTTCCCCTGGCGGACCATCAACGGACTCGAGGCCAGCGCCTACTACGCTGCCGGCACGGCCCAGTTCCACATCGCGGCCGCGATCGCCTTTGCCACCAACAGGTACCTCTGGGCCACCGGCGACTCCGCCTTCCGGGAGGGAATGGGCGCCGAGCTGCTGATCGAGACCGCCCGGATGTGGATCTCGCTGGGCTTCTTCGGCAAGGACGGGCTTTTCCACATCCACGGTGTCACAGGCCCGGATGAATACACCGCGGTGGTGAACGACAACCTGTACACGAACGTGATGGCCCGCTTCAACCTGCGCGCCGCCGCCGCGCTTGAACACGCCGAAATCACGCACGAGGAGCGGCAGCTGTGGCAAGCAGCGGCCAGCCGGATGCAGCTGCCGTACGACGAGCGGATGCAGGTGCACTCCCAGGACAATGACTTCATGACCCTGGAAGCGTGGGACTGGACCACGCCGCGGTCCAAGTACCCTTTGCTCCTGCACTTCCACCCGCTGGTGATCTACCGCCACCAGGTCCTCAAGCAGGCGGACACGGTCCTGGCCATGTTCCTGCAGTGGCAGGATTTCACGGCGGAGGAAAAGCAGCGCGCCTTCGACTTCTACGATCCCATCACCACCGGCGACTCCACCCTGTCCGCCTGCGTCCAGGGGATCATGGCGGCGGAGGTGGGCTATTCCAAGGAAGCCCTGGACCACTTCACCAACGCCGTCTTCATCGACCTGGACGACACCCACGGCAACACCATCGACGGCGTGCACATCGCTTCCACGGGGGGCGTATGGAGTTCCTTGGTGTGCGGCTTTGCGGGGCTGCGTGACCAGGGACCCGTCCCGTTCTTCGATCCCCGCCTTCCCGTGGAATGGGAGGGACTTGCCTTCCATCTGAAGATCCGCGGCCGCTTGCTGCTGGTCCGGCTTTCGGCCGATGCCATCACGCTCACCGTCCAGGAGGGCGGGCCGTTGGAGCTCGACGTCCGCGGCCAGCGGGTTACCGTGGCGGGCCAGCCCGTGCAGGTCCACCTGGAGCGCGTCCCGGAGCCGGAGCCCACGGTGTTCCCGAGCGGCCTGCCGACGGCGAGCATTCCGGTGGTGCGCGGCAACAGCTGA
- the lipA gene encoding lipoyl synthase, with amino-acid sequence MTLAPEGRKMLRIEQRNAAVPVERKPEWIKAKVQMGPEFVGLKNLVKKEGLHTVCEEAGCPNIFECWEDKEATFLIGGSECTRRCDFCQIDTGKPSPVDMFEPTKVARSVQSMQLRYATVTGVARDDLEDEGVWLYAETVRKIHELNPGTGVELLIPDFSGNPDHIKAICDSAPEVFAHNVETVPRIFKRIRPAFRYERSLDVITQGRNLGMVTKSNLILGMGETREEISEALRDLHQAGCDLITITQYLRPSERHLPVDRWVKPQEFVDLQHEAQEIGFLGVMSGPLVRSSYRAGRLWATAMRKKGRDIPAELAHIADGIQDSGTTRQEAATLLAG; translated from the coding sequence ATGACGCTGGCACCTGAAGGCCGGAAGATGCTGCGGATCGAGCAGCGCAACGCTGCGGTCCCGGTGGAACGCAAACCGGAGTGGATCAAGGCCAAGGTCCAGATGGGCCCGGAGTTCGTCGGGCTGAAGAACCTGGTGAAAAAGGAAGGCCTGCACACCGTCTGCGAAGAAGCCGGCTGCCCCAACATCTTCGAATGCTGGGAAGACAAGGAAGCCACCTTCCTGATCGGCGGGTCCGAATGCACCCGCCGCTGCGACTTCTGCCAGATCGATACCGGCAAGCCCTCCCCCGTGGACATGTTCGAACCCACCAAGGTGGCCCGCTCGGTCCAGTCCATGCAGCTGCGCTACGCCACCGTCACCGGCGTGGCCCGCGACGACCTGGAAGACGAAGGCGTCTGGCTCTACGCCGAAACCGTCCGCAAGATCCACGAACTGAACCCCGGCACCGGCGTGGAACTGCTGATCCCGGACTTCTCCGGCAACCCCGACCACATCAAGGCGATCTGCGACTCCGCCCCCGAGGTCTTCGCGCACAACGTCGAAACCGTGCCCCGGATCTTCAAGCGGATCCGCCCCGCGTTCCGCTACGAGCGGTCCCTGGACGTCATCACCCAGGGCCGGAACCTGGGCATGGTCACCAAGTCCAACCTCATCCTGGGCATGGGCGAAACCCGCGAAGAAATCAGCGAAGCCCTCCGCGACCTCCACCAGGCCGGCTGCGACCTGATCACCATCACCCAATACCTGCGCCCGTCCGAACGGCACCTGCCCGTGGACCGCTGGGTCAAACCCCAGGAATTCGTGGACCTCCAGCACGAAGCCCAGGAAATCGGCTTCCTCGGCGTCATGTCCGGGCCCCTGGTCCGCTCCTCCTACCGCGCCGGCCGCCTCTGGGCCACCGCCATGCGCAAAAAAGGCCGCGACATCCCCGCCGAACTCGCCCACATCGCCGACGGCATCCAGGACTCCGGCACCACCCGCCAGGAAGCCGCCACCCTCCTGGCCGGCTAA